One Obesumbacterium proteus DNA window includes the following coding sequences:
- a CDS encoding MBL fold metallo-hydrolase produces MKYKIIPVTAFQQNCTVLWCEDTLQAAIVDPGGEAAKIQREVEALGLTVTQILLTHGHLDHVGAAGNLAKSLNVPIYGPQEEDQFWLEGLPAQSKMFGLSDCDPLEPTRWLNDGDTLQVGNETLQVFHCPGHTPGHVIFFNEKSRLAQVGDVLFSGGVGRSDFPRGDHQALINSIKTKLWPLGNDVAFIPGHGPMSTFGQERQTNPFVRDEPAVW; encoded by the coding sequence ATGAAATATAAAATCATTCCCGTCACCGCATTCCAACAGAATTGTACTGTTTTATGGTGTGAGGACACGCTTCAGGCCGCGATCGTCGATCCGGGCGGCGAAGCAGCAAAAATTCAGCGTGAAGTTGAAGCGCTGGGTTTAACGGTGACTCAAATTCTGCTGACCCACGGGCATTTAGACCACGTGGGAGCTGCTGGCAACTTAGCGAAAAGCTTAAATGTGCCGATCTATGGCCCTCAGGAAGAAGATCAGTTTTGGCTGGAAGGGCTGCCTGCTCAGAGCAAAATGTTTGGCCTCAGTGATTGCGACCCCTTAGAGCCTACCCGTTGGCTAAACGACGGCGATACTTTGCAGGTGGGTAATGAGACGTTGCAGGTTTTCCATTGCCCGGGTCATACACCAGGCCATGTGATTTTCTTTAATGAGAAATCACGCTTGGCGCAGGTTGGCGATGTGTTATTCAGCGGCGGTGTCGGGCGTAGCGATTTTCCCCGTGGCGACCATCAGGCATTGATTAACTCAATTAAAACTAAACTGTGGCCACTGGGCAATGATGTTGCGTTTATTCCAGGTCACGGCCCAATGTCGACCTTTGGTCAGGAGCGCCAGACTAACCCATTTGTTCGCGATGAGCCTGCGGTTTGGTAA
- a CDS encoding GGDEF domain-containing protein yields MQQKNRSDSTPQRWFSPPADKSATELEQQTHAMFNQAKSLVYRLTANDNQELSAAGPMMQAQLDLRSNYFITELNKLYFLYVYNTTLSDTHSYKFIESVRLNNRLTLTATELIDQLVDIKTDDVKRNQSYLRSIELIGVLDSLRSRVDFIIATAPGGAHPSANIEQLLNKLSKESMRHLTTDLTSVMQSRSSNAFDGFYRYIISIDKASAIFVNNSYALELHELEKKISISRVQLYGMISLCWLLALYIVMPILVFSSKISLWLTLTNKNIMKLSQGDLEISPDNSIMTGELSAISDAINQLRQNQIEKHLLENEKQELINELLEASSTDPLTNIYNRRKFFNQCSQITEKDYPLAFCLIDIDNFKRLNDRYGHDVGDLALIAFSQMLQQSLPKSTVYCRYGGEEFAILIKYEDMQQSMKIIDAVRHRTEMLRIAIPNKPSVGFTISCGLARLDDYQNINHSIKQADEALYYSKKRGKNQVSFYSPSGFISFDANDKNT; encoded by the coding sequence TTGCAGCAGAAAAACAGGTCAGACTCAACTCCGCAGCGCTGGTTCTCCCCCCCTGCTGACAAATCGGCGACAGAATTAGAACAACAGACCCATGCGATGTTTAATCAGGCAAAGTCTCTCGTCTACAGACTCACGGCCAACGACAATCAAGAACTATCGGCTGCAGGTCCGATGATGCAGGCTCAGCTCGATTTGAGGAGTAACTATTTTATTACTGAGCTCAATAAGCTCTATTTCTTATACGTCTATAACACCACGCTATCTGACACGCACTCCTACAAATTTATCGAAAGTGTTCGCTTGAATAACCGCTTAACGTTAACCGCAACGGAGCTTATTGATCAGTTAGTCGACATAAAAACGGATGACGTGAAGCGCAATCAATCTTATCTACGTTCGATAGAGTTGATTGGCGTGTTGGACTCATTACGTTCGCGGGTAGATTTTATTATTGCAACCGCGCCGGGTGGAGCACACCCATCGGCCAATATTGAACAGCTATTAAACAAGCTCAGTAAAGAAAGTATGCGGCATCTAACCACCGACCTTACCAGCGTAATGCAAAGTCGATCATCGAATGCGTTTGACGGTTTCTACCGCTACATCATCAGCATTGATAAAGCTTCCGCTATCTTTGTGAATAACAGCTATGCCCTTGAGCTACATGAGTTAGAGAAGAAAATAAGCATCAGCCGAGTTCAGCTTTACGGCATGATTTCACTGTGCTGGCTGCTCGCGCTCTATATCGTTATGCCGATTTTGGTTTTTTCATCCAAAATTAGCCTGTGGCTGACGCTCACCAATAAAAATATCATGAAGTTATCTCAGGGCGATCTTGAGATATCGCCAGATAATTCAATCATGACCGGTGAGCTGTCGGCGATATCCGATGCCATTAATCAGCTACGCCAAAATCAAATAGAAAAGCATCTGCTAGAAAATGAAAAACAGGAGCTTATCAATGAGCTACTCGAAGCTTCTTCAACCGATCCTCTGACCAATATTTATAATCGTCGTAAATTCTTCAATCAGTGCAGCCAAATTACCGAGAAAGACTACCCTCTCGCCTTCTGCCTTATCGATATTGATAATTTTAAAAGATTGAACGACCGTTATGGCCATGACGTTGGGGACTTGGCGCTTATCGCCTTTAGCCAAATGCTGCAACAGTCGCTGCCGAAAAGTACGGTTTATTGCCGCTACGGTGGGGAAGAGTTCGCGATTTTAATTAAATATGAAGATATGCAGCAATCGATGAAAATTATTGATGCGGTGCGCCATCGTACTGAAATGCTGCGCATTGCCATTCCAAATAAGCCTAGCGTGGGGTTTACCATTAGCTGTGGATTAGCGCGTCTTGATGACTATCAAAATATTAACCACTCTATCAAGCAAGCCGATGAAGCACTCTACTATTCGAAGAAACGTGGTAAAAACCAAGTCAGTTTTTATTCACCGAGTGGATTCATTAGCTTTGATGCTAACGATAAAAATACGTGA
- the pncB gene encoding nicotinate phosphoribosyltransferase, which yields MTQHASPILTSLLDTDAYKLHMQQAVYHRYRNLSVAAEFRCRGDELLGSYANEIIQQVALMGNLALTDEEYNYLSTLPFFKKDYLDWLRDFRFNPQQVDIRDEDGHLNIRITGPWREVIMWEVPLLAVISEVVHRDRSPLATPEMAVAQLRKKLDSFKQLSADIDLSGFKLMDFGTRRRFSHDVQRAIIETLKTDFPHLVGTSNYKFAQQLSLAPMGTQAHEWFQAHQQICPVLANSQRAALQAWLDEYPDQLGIALTDCITMDAFLRDFGPQFANRYQGLRHDSGEPMEWGEKAIAHYQKLGIDPMTKTLVFSDNLDLEKALELYRHFHNRINLGFGIGTRLTCDIPQVKPLNIVIKLVECNGKPVAKLSDSPGKTICHDKAFVKALRKAFDLPLVKKAS from the coding sequence ATGACTCAACATGCTTCCCCGATATTAACTTCATTATTGGATACTGACGCCTATAAGTTGCATATGCAGCAGGCGGTGTATCATCGTTACCGCAATCTCTCCGTAGCGGCTGAATTCCGTTGCCGTGGCGACGAGTTACTGGGCAGTTATGCCAACGAAATTATTCAGCAGGTTGCTTTAATGGGCAATCTTGCGTTAACCGATGAAGAATATAACTATCTCAGCACTCTGCCTTTCTTCAAAAAAGATTATCTAGACTGGTTGCGCGATTTTCGCTTTAACCCGCAACAGGTCGATATCCGTGACGAAGACGGCCATCTCAATATCCGCATTACTGGCCCTTGGCGTGAAGTGATTATGTGGGAAGTGCCGCTGCTCGCTGTTATCAGTGAGGTGGTACACCGCGATCGTTCACCGCTGGCAACGCCAGAAATGGCCGTGGCGCAGCTGCGTAAGAAACTCGATTCATTTAAGCAACTGAGCGCAGATATCGATCTTTCTGGCTTTAAGCTGATGGATTTCGGCACCCGCCGCCGTTTCTCACACGATGTTCAGCGTGCCATTATTGAAACGTTGAAAACGGATTTCCCCCATTTAGTGGGAACCAGCAACTATAAGTTTGCCCAGCAGCTGAGTCTTGCACCGATGGGGACTCAGGCTCATGAGTGGTTCCAAGCCCACCAGCAGATTTGCCCGGTATTAGCGAATAGCCAGCGAGCGGCCCTTCAAGCGTGGTTAGATGAATATCCCGATCAGCTTGGCATTGCCCTGACCGATTGCATCACGATGGATGCTTTCCTACGCGATTTTGGCCCGCAGTTTGCTAATCGCTATCAGGGGCTGCGCCATGATTCCGGTGAACCGATGGAATGGGGAGAGAAAGCCATCGCTCATTACCAGAAACTGGGTATTGATCCGATGACAAAAACGCTGGTGTTCTCCGATAACCTCGATCTCGAAAAAGCCTTGGAGCTCTATCGTCATTTCCATAACCGCATTAATCTTGGTTTTGGTATCGGCACACGTTTAACCTGCGATATTCCACAGGTCAAACCGCTAAATATTGTCATTAAGCTGGTGGAGTGCAACGGTAAGCCCGTTGCCAAATTGTCTGATAGCCCGGGTAAAACTATTTGTCATGACAAAGCTTTCGTTAAAGCGCTGCGCAAAGCCTTTGATTTACCGCTGGTAAAAAAAGCCAGTTAA
- the ompC gene encoding porin OmpC translates to MMKRNILAVVIPALLAAGAANAAEIYNKDGNKLDLYGKVDGLHYFSDDKSADGDQSYARFGFKGETQISDQLAGYGQWEYNIKVNNTEGNGSSKNATRLGFAGLKFGDAGSIDYGRNYGVLYDVEAWTDMLPEFGGDTYTITDNYMTGRANGVATYRNNNFFGLVDGWNFAVQYQGKNDGNNFNEATGEWDGSKLSNNSRAFQSQNGDGWGLSTTYDFGMGISAGAAYASSDRTNEQVTRGRVANGNVAGGDKADAWTAGLKYDANNVYLAAMYAETRNMTPYGDDGIANKTQNFEVVAQYQFDFGLRPSVSYLQSKGKDLNTNLSGDKDLVKYVDVGATYYFNKNMSTYVDYKINLLDDNEFTKANGIGTDDIVAVGLVYQF, encoded by the coding sequence ATGATGAAACGCAATATTCTTGCAGTAGTGATCCCAGCGCTGTTAGCAGCCGGTGCAGCAAACGCAGCTGAAATCTATAACAAAGACGGTAACAAGCTGGATCTGTACGGTAAAGTTGACGGTCTGCACTACTTCTCTGATGATAAATCTGCAGACGGCGACCAGTCTTACGCTCGTTTCGGCTTCAAAGGCGAAACTCAGATCTCTGACCAACTGGCTGGTTACGGTCAGTGGGAATACAACATCAAAGTAAACAACACCGAAGGCAACGGTTCTTCTAAAAACGCAACCCGTCTGGGCTTTGCTGGTCTGAAATTCGGTGATGCAGGTTCTATCGACTACGGTCGTAACTACGGCGTACTGTACGACGTTGAAGCATGGACCGATATGCTGCCAGAATTCGGTGGTGATACTTACACCATCACTGACAACTACATGACTGGCCGTGCTAACGGTGTTGCTACCTACCGTAACAACAACTTCTTCGGTCTGGTTGATGGCTGGAACTTCGCTGTTCAGTATCAGGGTAAAAACGACGGTAATAACTTCAACGAAGCAACTGGCGAGTGGGACGGTAGCAAACTGTCTAACAACTCTCGTGCATTCCAGAGCCAGAATGGCGACGGTTGGGGTCTGTCAACGACTTATGACTTCGGCATGGGTATCAGCGCTGGTGCAGCATACGCATCTTCTGACCGTACCAACGAGCAAGTTACTCGTGGTCGCGTAGCTAACGGTAACGTTGCTGGTGGCGATAAAGCTGACGCATGGACCGCTGGTCTGAAATACGACGCTAACAACGTATACCTGGCAGCTATGTATGCAGAAACTCGCAACATGACTCCATACGGTGATGACGGTATTGCAAACAAAACTCAGAACTTCGAAGTTGTTGCACAGTACCAGTTCGACTTCGGTCTGCGTCCATCCGTATCTTACCTGCAGTCAAAAGGTAAAGACCTGAACACCAATCTGTCTGGTGACAAAGATCTGGTTAAATATGTTGATGTCGGCGCGACTTACTACTTCAACAAAAACATGTCTACCTATGTTGATTACAAAATCAACCTGCTGGATGACAACGAATTCACCAAAGCTAACGGCATCGGCACTGACGATATCGTAGCAGTTGGTCTGGTATACCAGTTCTAA
- the asnS gene encoding asparagine--tRNA ligase, producing the protein MSVVPVVDVLQGRAAVDTEVTVRGWVRTRRDSKAGISFLAVYDGSCFNPLQAVVNNSLPNYESDVLRLTTGCSLEVTGKVVASPGEGQSFEIQATEVKVVGWVEDPDTYPMAAKRHSIEYLREVAHLRPRTNLIGAVARVRHTLAQAIHRYFHENGYFWVSTPLITASDTEGAGEMFRVSTLDMENLPRTDEGKVDFGEDFFGREAFLTVSGQLNGETYACALSKVYTFGPTFRAENSNTSRHLAEFWMVEPEVAFADLDDIAGVAEGMLKYVFQAVLDERADDMEFFAQRVDKDAIDRLKRFVTSDFAQVDYTDAVDILLKCGKTFENPVYWGVDLSSEHERYLAEQHFKAPVVVKNYPKDIKAFYMRMNEDGKTVAAMDVLAPGIGEIIGGSQREERLDVLDARLEEMGLNKEDYWWYRDLRRYGTVPHSGFGLGFERLIAYVTGVQNVRDVIPFPRTPRNATF; encoded by the coding sequence ATGAGCGTAGTGCCTGTAGTCGACGTACTGCAAGGTCGTGCCGCGGTAGACACTGAAGTCACCGTGCGCGGTTGGGTACGTACCCGGAGGGATTCTAAAGCTGGTATCTCCTTCCTCGCCGTTTATGACGGCTCCTGCTTTAATCCGTTACAGGCCGTCGTTAATAATTCTCTGCCGAATTATGAAAGTGATGTTTTGCGCCTGACAACGGGTTGTTCTCTGGAAGTCACCGGTAAAGTGGTCGCATCGCCGGGTGAAGGTCAGAGCTTCGAGATTCAAGCCACCGAAGTTAAAGTCGTAGGTTGGGTTGAAGATCCAGACACTTATCCAATGGCGGCAAAACGCCACAGCATCGAATATCTGCGCGAAGTTGCTCACCTGCGTCCACGCACCAACCTTATCGGTGCAGTTGCTCGCGTTCGTCATACGCTAGCGCAGGCTATTCATCGTTACTTCCATGAAAACGGTTATTTCTGGGTTTCTACCCCGCTGATTACCGCTTCTGATACCGAAGGCGCTGGCGAAATGTTCCGCGTTTCAACGTTGGATATGGAAAACCTGCCGCGCACTGACGAAGGTAAAGTCGATTTTGGTGAAGACTTCTTTGGTCGTGAAGCGTTTCTGACCGTATCCGGCCAGCTGAACGGCGAAACCTACGCCTGTGCACTGTCTAAGGTGTATACTTTTGGCCCAACGTTCCGCGCAGAAAACTCGAACACCAGCCGCCATCTGGCTGAATTCTGGATGGTTGAGCCTGAAGTTGCATTTGCGGATCTCGACGATATCGCAGGCGTTGCCGAAGGCATGTTGAAATACGTCTTCCAAGCCGTTCTTGATGAACGTGCCGATGATATGGAGTTCTTCGCTCAGCGCGTAGATAAAGACGCCATCGATCGCCTGAAGCGTTTTGTTACCTCCGACTTTGCACAGGTGGATTACACCGACGCGGTGGATATTCTGCTTAAGTGCGGCAAGACCTTCGAAAACCCAGTCTACTGGGGCGTCGACCTGTCTTCTGAGCATGAACGTTATTTGGCTGAACAGCACTTTAAAGCACCGGTGGTAGTGAAAAACTATCCAAAAGACATTAAAGCGTTCTACATGCGTATGAACGAAGATGGCAAAACCGTTGCTGCAATGGATGTGTTGGCGCCAGGTATTGGCGAAATCATCGGTGGTTCTCAGCGTGAAGAGCGTTTAGACGTTCTGGATGCACGTTTAGAAGAAATGGGCCTGAACAAAGAAGACTATTGGTGGTATCGCGATCTTCGTCGTTACGGCACCGTGCCTCACTCTGGTTTTGGCCTTGGATTTGAACGTTTAATCGCCTATGTAACCGGCGTACAAAACGTTCGTGACGTGATCCCGTTCCCACGCACCCCAAGAAACGCAACCTTCTAA
- a CDS encoding amino acid aminotransferase, translated as MFENIPAAPADPILGLADLFRADARTNKINLGIGVYKDETGKTPVLTSVKKAEQYLLENETTKNYLSIDGIPAFATCTLELLFGKESPIIQDKRAHAAQTPGGTGALRVAADFIANKTPAKRVWVSNPSWPNHKSVFNAAGLEVREYDYYDAANHQLDFAALQSSLEQAEAGDVVLFHGCCHNPTGIDPTPEQWEALAEMSVAKGWLPLFDFAYQGFANGLEEDAQGLRIFAAKHDELLVASSYSKNFGLYNERVGACTLVAADSETADKAFSQIKATIRANYSNPPAHGGSVVATILGNEALRTIWEQELTDMRQRIQRMRQLFVNTLQEKGAEQDFSFIIKQNGMFSFSGLTKDQVIRLRDEFGVYAVNSGRVNVAGMTPDNMAPLCEAIVAVLK; from the coding sequence ATGTTTGAAAATATCCCAGCCGCACCAGCGGATCCGATTTTAGGTCTTGCCGATTTATTCCGTGCCGATGCCCGTACCAACAAAATCAACTTAGGTATTGGCGTCTATAAAGATGAAACAGGTAAAACACCGGTTCTGACCAGCGTTAAAAAAGCTGAGCAGTATCTGCTGGAAAACGAAACCACGAAAAACTATCTGAGCATCGATGGTATTCCTGCTTTCGCGACCTGCACGCTGGAATTACTGTTTGGTAAAGAAAGCCCAATCATTCAGGACAAACGGGCTCATGCAGCTCAAACCCCAGGTGGGACTGGTGCTCTGCGTGTGGCCGCTGATTTTATTGCCAATAAAACCCCAGCAAAGCGCGTATGGGTGAGCAACCCTAGCTGGCCTAACCATAAAAGCGTATTTAACGCCGCAGGGCTGGAAGTACGCGAATATGATTACTACGACGCGGCAAATCATCAGTTAGACTTTGCAGCCCTCCAGAGCAGCTTAGAGCAAGCAGAAGCCGGTGATGTGGTTCTATTCCACGGTTGCTGCCATAATCCAACCGGTATTGACCCTACGCCAGAACAATGGGAAGCACTGGCTGAAATGTCTGTTGCTAAAGGCTGGTTGCCGCTGTTTGACTTCGCTTACCAAGGTTTTGCCAACGGTTTAGAAGAAGATGCTCAAGGCCTGCGTATTTTTGCGGCTAAGCATGATGAATTGCTGGTTGCGAGTTCATATTCCAAAAACTTCGGTCTTTACAACGAACGCGTTGGTGCTTGCACATTAGTTGCCGCTGACAGTGAAACCGCCGATAAAGCATTCAGCCAGATTAAAGCGACTATCCGCGCTAACTACTCCAACCCACCAGCGCACGGTGGTTCTGTGGTAGCTACTATTCTGGGTAATGAAGCCCTGCGTACTATTTGGGAACAAGAACTCACTGATATGCGTCAACGCATTCAACGTATGCGTCAGTTGTTCGTTAACACACTGCAGGAAAAAGGCGCTGAGCAAGACTTCAGCTTCATCATCAAGCAGAACGGCATGTTCTCATTCAGTGGGCTCACTAAAGATCAGGTGATCCGCCTGCGCGATGAATTCGGCGTTTATGCCGTGAATTCTGGCCGCGTCAACGTAGCCGGAATGACGCCTGACAATATGGCACCGCTGTGTGAAGCCATCGTCGCCGTATTGAAATAG
- a CDS encoding YcbK family protein, whose amino-acid sequence MDPINIHRRKWLALGGAAMGMAMLPGQALATLSTPRPRILLLNNLNTGEQLKAEFFDGKNYIQEELVRLNHLFRDYRANKVKSIDPRLFDQIFRLQAMIGTRKPIQLISGYRSPRTNNELRERGSGVAKHSYHTLGQAMDFHIEGVQLANIRKAALKMRAGGVGYYPRSNFVHIDTGPVRNW is encoded by the coding sequence ATGGATCCAATTAATATTCATCGTCGCAAGTGGTTGGCTTTAGGTGGCGCTGCTATGGGAATGGCAATGCTGCCAGGGCAAGCGTTAGCAACGCTTTCTACACCACGACCTCGTATTTTATTACTTAATAATTTAAATACCGGCGAACAACTTAAGGCTGAGTTCTTCGACGGTAAAAACTATATTCAGGAAGAATTAGTTCGCCTGAATCATTTATTCCGCGACTATCGTGCAAATAAAGTAAAAAGCATTGACCCTCGCTTATTCGATCAAATTTTTCGTTTGCAGGCGATGATCGGCACACGTAAACCGATTCAACTTATTTCCGGCTATCGTTCCCCGCGGACTAATAATGAATTGCGCGAGCGTGGCAGCGGCGTGGCAAAACATAGCTACCATACGCTTGGACAGGCAATGGATTTCCATATTGAAGGTGTTCAGCTAGCCAATATTCGTAAAGCTGCATTGAAAATGCGAGCGGGTGGCGTTGGATATTACCCGCGCAGTAATTTCGTACATATTGACACCGGCCCCGTTAGAAATTGGTAA
- the ldtD gene encoding L,D-transpeptidase — translation MVLNNRFRLSHMVVGGSIAMSALALSILPAYAEVAKQPVVSVATMSVPQSRSALLSQLPQGVSLRYLNQLSSLYAANHMQPMWQDRTAVQQFQQQLAEVALSGVQPQFTQWVQALTNPDVSGMARDAVLSDAMLGYLQFVSGVSATKGSWLYSSVPYAMAEPSTTLVNNWQLSIRDGRLNTFVKSLEPAHPQYAAMHKALKNLLADARPWPVVSDGPSLKPGDLSADMPALREVLQRTGMLEGDSSVKPTPVPDAQPLQSPASQDPNAVISPSTTAVTDLTKQQPSPEAEPAKASSVSVIDNRYTPELVEAVKRFQQWQGLASDGVIGKRTREWLNVSPQTRATLLALNIQRLRILPGEVNTGIMVNIPNYSLIYYQNGAEVLSSRVIVGRPTRKTPLMNSELNNVVVNPPWNVPTTLIREDIIPKAMHDPGYFERHGYRLFSGWSNDAEVVNPYMIDWASVSPRNFPYRIQQAPGANNSLGRYKFNMPSQDAIYLHDTPNHGLFEKDIRALSSGCVRVNKASTLANMLLQDAGWNDARVSSALKEGNTKYVPIRHRIPVRLYYLTAWVSEDGKPQFRTDIYNYDDTVRSGAKIAAQAERLFQL, via the coding sequence ATGGTGCTGAATAACAGATTCCGTCTAAGCCATATGGTTGTCGGTGGTTCAATAGCAATGAGTGCATTGGCGCTGAGCATCCTGCCAGCCTATGCCGAAGTTGCTAAGCAACCCGTGGTTTCAGTGGCGACCATGAGTGTACCGCAATCGCGTTCGGCGCTGTTGTCGCAGCTTCCGCAGGGCGTTTCACTGCGTTATTTGAATCAACTTTCTTCGCTCTACGCCGCTAACCACATGCAGCCAATGTGGCAAGATCGTACAGCCGTTCAGCAATTTCAACAGCAGCTCGCTGAAGTCGCACTCTCTGGCGTTCAGCCTCAGTTTACCCAATGGGTTCAGGCGCTGACTAATCCCGATGTCAGTGGCATGGCGCGTGACGCTGTTTTATCTGATGCGATGCTGGGCTATCTGCAGTTTGTCTCCGGCGTGAGCGCAACCAAAGGCAGTTGGCTATATAGCTCGGTGCCTTATGCGATGGCAGAACCATCGACAACGCTGGTGAATAACTGGCAGTTGTCGATCCGCGATGGCCGCTTAAATACTTTTGTTAAATCGTTAGAACCTGCGCATCCTCAGTATGCTGCGATGCATAAAGCGCTGAAAAATCTGTTAGCGGATGCGCGACCTTGGCCTGTAGTCAGCGACGGACCGAGTTTAAAACCGGGTGACCTGAGCGCGGATATGCCAGCGCTGCGTGAAGTGTTGCAGCGTACAGGAATGTTGGAAGGCGATTCCAGCGTGAAGCCAACACCGGTGCCTGATGCACAGCCGTTACAATCTCCGGCGAGTCAGGATCCTAATGCGGTGATCAGCCCATCAACCACCGCAGTGACTGATTTAACCAAGCAACAACCATCGCCAGAGGCGGAGCCAGCAAAAGCGTCATCCGTTTCGGTGATCGATAACCGCTATACGCCTGAGCTCGTTGAAGCCGTAAAACGCTTCCAGCAGTGGCAAGGGTTAGCCAGCGATGGGGTGATTGGCAAACGCACACGTGAGTGGCTGAATGTATCTCCACAAACGCGAGCTACATTGCTGGCGTTGAATATTCAACGCTTACGCATTTTGCCGGGAGAAGTGAATACCGGCATCATGGTCAATATTCCTAACTACTCGTTGATTTATTACCAGAATGGCGCAGAAGTGCTTTCATCGCGAGTGATTGTAGGGCGACCAACGCGTAAAACACCGCTGATGAATAGCGAACTGAATAACGTGGTGGTTAATCCGCCGTGGAATGTGCCAACCACGTTAATTCGTGAAGATATCATACCGAAGGCCATGCACGATCCAGGCTATTTCGAGCGCCACGGCTATCGCCTGTTTTCTGGGTGGAGCAACGATGCCGAAGTCGTCAATCCTTATATGATCGACTGGGCGTCTGTGTCGCCGCGTAATTTCCCGTATCGAATTCAGCAAGCGCCGGGAGCGAATAATTCGCTAGGTCGATATAAATTTAATATGCCAAGCCAAGATGCTATCTATCTGCATGACACGCCAAACCACGGATTATTTGAAAAAGATATTCGTGCACTGAGTTCAGGCTGTGTTCGTGTTAATAAAGCTTCGACGCTGGCAAATATGCTACTTCAAGATGCGGGTTGGAATGATGCGCGGGTTTCGTCTGCGCTGAAAGAGGGGAATACGAAATATGTACCGATACGTCACCGTATTCCTGTTCGTCTCTATTATCTGACAGCATGGGTTTCTGAAGACGGCAAGCCGCAGTTCCGCACAGATATTTACAATTATGATGACACTGTACGTTCAGGGGCCAAAATCGCTGCGCAAGCTGAGCGGCTTTTTCAACTGTAG